The Flavobacterium galactosidilyticum nucleotide sequence CAGCGATTGATACGCCAGTATCACAACTAAACACCGTTGCTGTTTTTGAAGAAAAAAACACCTCATATAGTGCGATGGCAAATGTTTTTGCGCAAATGCGCGACAATGGAATGCTAACCGGAAAAACTACTGGAATGCAGAAAGAAATGGGATTGTATGCCGATGAACTCACCTGGTATGGAAACAGTGCTCAGAGTTCGGCTAATTTCTTCACTAATACGCTCATTTCGACACATCCCACTTTAGCCATCTGGTGGAATAACAGCTATAGCCAGATCTACGCGGCCAATGCTGTAATTGAGGGTGTAGCAGGATCGACAACACTCTTGCAAGTTGATAAGGATCAATTGACAGGAGAGGCAAAATTTGCCAGAGCATTTGTTCATTTTTATGTTTTACAACTTTGGGGCAGTGTGCCTTACGTTACCGGAACTGATTATATGTATAATAGTACCGTTAAACGTTTGCCCGCTGCTGAAGTATATGCAAAGATTATTGAAGATTTAGAATCTGCCATTACGTTGTTGCCGGAAGAATATACAAATCCGACACGAGTTCGACCGAATTTGTACGCAGCGCAAGCCTTATTGGCAAGAGTCTATCTGTATGCCGGAATGTTGCCTGAGGCAGCCAACAGTGCGTCTACAGTACTGAATAAGACTGATACCTATACATGGGTCACTGAACTCAATACTGTGTTTTTAAAAGGAAGTACAGCAACCATTTGGCAATATGCGCCAAGAACACCAACAAGAAATACCGATGAAGGAACCACTTTTATATTTAATGCGGGTCCGCCCAATTCCGTGGCGTTGACTAACTCCTTAGTGAATACATTTGAGGCAGGCGATCAACGCAAGGCTAAATGGATTCGATCAATAAGTAAAGGCAGTACCACTTGGTATCATGCTTATAAGTACAAGAAAACAGGTAGTAATACCCCCCAACTTGAATTTTCTGTAGTGTTGCGTCTTGCTGAAATGTATCTTATTCGCGCTGAAGCCCGAGCAAGACAAGGTGAACTTACCAATGCTAAAGATGACCTAAATGTAATCAGGAATACTGCTGGTCTTGGAAACACAACCGCTGTTACCCAAGATGAAATACTTGATGCTATACTGCATGAGCGACGAGTGGAATTGTTTAGTGAGTTTGGCCACCGTTTCTTTGATTTGAGACGTTTTAATGCACTAGATCGGACACTATCGGGTGTTAAAGGGGATTGGAACAATACTGATAACTTGTTACCACTGCCACAGACCGAGTTGAACCTGAACCCTAACATTGGGCCTCAAAATTCTGGTTATTAATGAAGGCTCTATTTTATAGTATTGGACGTACCTTTTTAGATAGATGTCGGCCTTCGTGTTTTTTGTTTCTTTTTTTTGCATTGGTTTCCTGCCCTTTGATGGGGCAGGGGTTACAAAAGAAAGCTGTAACAAGAGAAGATTATCCACTGTGGCATTATATGGATGCCGAAGCGATTTCTGATGATGGAAATTGGATTAGCTACCGTAACTATTATGATGTCACTGATTCGTTATTTGTTAAACACCGAAAGTCTGCCAAACTTTATAGTTTTGCAAAGGGAAAAGACGGGGCTTTTATAGCTAATCATTTCGTTTGCCAGACCCCTGACAGCATTGTTCATATTGTTTCGTTGCAGAATGGAGTTGAAAGGAAATTGAGAAATGTTAAAGCATTTACGGTTTCTAAGGCTTTTATCGTTACAACGGAGTACGGTGAAATCGGGGATTTGTTATCCGTTTATACTTTAGATGGTGTTTTGTTACGCACTGATACTGATGTAGAATCTTTTTCTGTAAGTCCTGACACTAAATTTATTGCAGTGGCGGTGAAAAGAGAAAATACCTATCAAGAACTTCTGGTAAATATGGAAGATATTAAAAAGCAAAAAATCATAGCTAAAAGTGAAAAAAGAGGACCTTTCCTAAACCCTAGCTGGTCAGAAGACAGTAAAGCAATTGCTTTTATGAATTACAATGAAAAGGAATCAAATCTTTTTTATTACAATTTAGCTGAGAAAAGACTTGTAACGTATTCTACCAATGCTATTGAATTCCCCAAAACCATGAATCTAATACCGTCAAGGAAATTAACGATATCGAAGAACAACAAGCGTGTTTTCTTTAAAATAAAGCAACGGAAGGAACTTGACATTGTGCGTAAAGAAAATGACGTACAGATATGGAATGCAGCGGACAAAAATATTTATCCCAGTCATATTGTTACAGAGGGGTATTCTAAAAACCCGAAGCAGGTTATGTGGGAACCCGATACCGGTCGCTTCTTACAGTTTACGGATTCAATACAGCCTTATGGCGCATCTGCTGGGGACGAAAGCTTTGCTTTAACATTTAATCCAAAAGACTATGAACCACAGAGCAAGTCGGTACCTGACAAGGATGTGTATATTAAAAATCTTACTACCGGACAAAGTAAATTAATGCTTCGCAGGCATGTTGGTGGTGACTTCAATCTTCTAGTTTCGCGGAATGGAAAATATATCAGTTATTTTAGGGATGGGCATTGGTATGTTTATGATGTTGCACAAGGAACTCATACATCAATCAGCAGTAATTTACCGTATACCTTAAGCTTTCAAAGTCTTACTGAGAAAGAGGAAAATGGCTACGGTAATCCCGGATGGACGGTCGAAGGCGAATGTTTGTTGTATGATCAATTCGATATCTGGAAAGTTCAATCAGACGGATCTAATCCCGTAAGGTTAACACAGGGTCGTGAGCAGGGAATCATTTTTAGGATTGTAGCACAAAGTAAAGAGCAAACACCAACTATAGCCGACAGGATATTTACTAATGCAGAATTTGACCTTAAGAACTCACTGCTTTTAAGTGCGAGAGCTGTTGATTATTCCTTCAATGGGTTTTACTTATTGAAGCCAGGAAAGGGAATGACAAAAATATGCTATGTGAATAAAAGTGTGACCGGAATAATGAAATCTGAACGAGGTGATTATGCATGGGTGGAAGAAGATGTAGACCAGCCCCGACGTATCATGGTTGGTAAAGTTGACGGTAAATTTACTGCTGTAGTTGACAGCAATAAACAGCACAAAGAATTTCACTGGACCAAATTGCAGGTAATACATTATAAAAATTTAAAGGGAGAATCACTACAAGGACTTTTGTATTATCCATCAGGTTACGATAAAAATAAGCGCTATCCCATGATAGTACACCTTTATGAAAAGCAATCGTACCAAAGGCATTCCTATGTTAATCCTACTATGACGAATGAAGATGGTTTCAACATCAGCAATCTGACTGCTAAAGGGTATTTCGTTTTGCTTCCAGATATTACCTATGAAGTTGGCAATGTTGGATTTTCAGCATTAGAATGTGTAGAAGCCGCAGTAAAAGAGGTGAAAAATTTAGCTCTAATTGAGGATGCAAAAATCGGTTTAATTGGGCACTCTTTCGGAGGCTCTGAAACAGATTTCATTATCACCCAAAGCAATTTGTTTGCGTGTGCAGTAGCAGGATCCGCTACCACGAATTATTTAAGTTCCTACTTATCCGTTTCCCAAATTTTACAGATTCCAAACTTTTTTAAAATGGAATATGGCCAGGCTAGGATGAAATCATCTCCGTACGAGAATATGGAATGGTATCTGAAGAATTCGCCGGTTATTCATGCTGCAAATGTTAAAACTCCACTATTATCCTGGACCGGGTTGAAAGATCCGCAGGTAGAACCGAGGCAAAGCTTTGAATTTTATATGGCGTTGCGACGATTGGGTAAAACTCATATCATGCTTGCTTACCCTAATGAGGGACATGGTATGGAAAAGAAAGAAAATGCAATAGACCTAACAACAAAAATTGAGGAATGGTTCGATCATTACCTTAAGGGTAAGAAGGCTCCGATATGGAAATAGTAACAAAGCAGTCCCAAGGGACTGCTTTGTTTTTTTTAACTACTTATGGTTTGTAACCGGTAAGTACACACTCGTCATTACCGTCCATAATTTTTAATTGTGCTCCGGTACTTACTTGCCCCACTCGACAAACAATACCGTTGTTCACATTACTACAATCATTTTTTTGTTCACAATCCGTACCTTGAGCATTGTGAGGAATAAATCCCGGTACGAGACCTGAACTTCTTTTTGCTGATGCATCCGTACTGAATGCACTGGTTGCTGCCGCAACAATTACCAGCATTGGTACAATTAATTTTTTCATGATATAAAAAATTTGTGGTTATGGCTTACTCTGTTTACAGGTTTTCAGCCTTTTCCCTGATACCGGCCGGGTATATTTTTAGTTATGTTCATTTTGATTTTTTATACGGTACTTCATAAGTATCAGTTATCTTTTTGCTAATTCTATTTACAGAAAGGTACTTTCCGGAAAGTGCATATAATTTATTACCATTAACCCGAAAGCTTGTCATTTCGTAGTTGTCGATATTATAAATGTATATGGTACCAACGTAGGTTCCATTTGTAAGGTTGTAAACATCTACAATTGAAGCTTCTTTTAAAATCCTGTTGTCCTCATATCTGCCAATACGCTGAGATTTGATGAACAATAAATTATTATATACTGCTGAGGTTTTATTGATAATCAAAGGTGGTTTTGACATTTGCTTTTCGCCACTTGTCATTTGAGAAACCTGAATTTGTGCGACTTGTACTGTGTCAATCGTTTTTCCCTGAGCAGTCATTTTCATTGTCGGACTGATGGATAAATATTGATTTCTATAATAAAAGATATAGGTTAACTTGCCAAGTTGGTTGTTGTAGTGCAGCATACCGTCGGTATCAAAAATACCGTCCACTTGTTTTTTAAGTACGTTTGTATTTTCCGCGATTATTCTTTTTTCATTCAAGCCGTACGTCACCAACCTGTTGTTCTTTTTAATATAACTAGTAAGCCTTAATGCGACAGTTGAAGAATCTATTGGTTCAGCTATTGTAAAATACGGTATTTTTCCTAACTGGCTTGTGGCTTTCCAATCCTTCATTTTTCCTTTAAATATTGAACGTACTGTTCCATCTGTCACGAAAAAGTATGGAGAAACTATCTTTAACTTTATATCCCTAAAAGGAAGTTGAGGTTGATCAAGCTTCACTTTTACGCGATTTTTTGATTTTAATGCAGTATCAATTTTTGTAATATACAGCGGTGTACTATAATTCCCCAAGTAGATTGTGTCCTTATCAAAACCTGCAAAATAATACGAGTTTATCGCGAGGTCATATTTGTTATATGCCGCTTCAGCGTGGGACGGAAAGCGGCGAATAAAATTATTTCGTTTGTGGATAATGTCTTCAGAAATTAGAAACAGCACTACTACTGAAGTTATACTTAAAGCAGCAGCAACAGTTACTGTTATTGAAAATTGTAGGGTTTTCATTTTTGTAAGCCAATATCTTTGGTCCGAAAAGGTGAGTATAAGCCCTAAAAGAGCTAATAAAATAAATATTATATTGAATATCAGGTGCTCATTCCAACCAAGATCCTGTAAAATTCCACCACAGGAACACGGGATATTTGAACTAAAATTTAAGATGATGAAAATATAAGCTGTAAAGGCAATCATTAGACAGAAAGAAGCAAATAACCCACTAATCCTCCATCGTGGAAAAATTAACATTAGAACTATTATCAACTCTAAAACGGGTACACCAATAGCGACATAACCTGCAAATGCGCTCAGTAATGGAGATTGACCAAGTTTAATTCTAAAATCATGGTAATCCAGAATTTTACTAATTGCAGCATATGTAAAAAGGAATGCGTACAAATAGCAAATTGCTAAAATAATATTATTCTTTAAATTTGTTGGTGATTTCATTTTGTGTTAGTTTGATACTGTAAAATTGTAAATAAAAAACTTATAACATTATGCAAATCAGGCATTTCGTTATTCAAAAATAAAATAACGCAAAAGTATTAGGGTTGAAGATCTTCTTCAGGTCTCGAAATGTCACTTGGTTTGTAGCCAAATCTTTTTTTGAAGGCTTTGTAGAAATTAAGATAGCCCTTAAAGCCATTCAGATATGCAATTTCTTTTAAAGAAACGGAGGTTTGCCGGATCATTACATGTGCTCTTTTCAAGCGTTCTTCTTGATAAAAGTTATAGACACTGGTTTTAAAAAAGGTTCTAAAACCATTTTTTAATATGTGTTCTTCAATAGCAAACATTTGTGCCAAGTGATGTAATGTGGGTAAAGGTTCATCCAGATGGCTTAAAATATATTCATGTAAATTATGTACTGCAGTCACTTCATTGTGTTTGCGAATTTTTGAACCAGATAGACGGTCGTTAATGTCAAGCATCTCTTGAAGTATGGTTGATACTGAACTTACAATTATTTCATCGCTATATAGTAATCGAGATACTGTGCAAAATGACGGTAGCAGGTGATTATCACCAGTAATTAAAATTAATTGCAAAGTAGTGTTGTAATGGGGGTTTTTAT carries:
- a CDS encoding RagB/SusD family nutrient uptake outer membrane protein; the protein is MNTNKFFNPYCTKKARVYRILSGVTLLFIMFWFTSCDDFTAIDTPVSQLNTVAVFEEKNTSYSAMANVFAQMRDNGMLTGKTTGMQKEMGLYADELTWYGNSAQSSANFFTNTLISTHPTLAIWWNNSYSQIYAANAVIEGVAGSTTLLQVDKDQLTGEAKFARAFVHFYVLQLWGSVPYVTGTDYMYNSTVKRLPAAEVYAKIIEDLESAITLLPEEYTNPTRVRPNLYAAQALLARVYLYAGMLPEAANSASTVLNKTDTYTWVTELNTVFLKGSTATIWQYAPRTPTRNTDEGTTFIFNAGPPNSVALTNSLVNTFEAGDQRKAKWIRSISKGSTTWYHAYKYKKTGSNTPQLEFSVVLRLAEMYLIRAEARARQGELTNAKDDLNVIRNTAGLGNTTAVTQDEILDAILHERRVELFSEFGHRFFDLRRFNALDRTLSGVKGDWNNTDNLLPLPQTELNLNPNIGPQNSGY
- a CDS encoding S9 family peptidase; translated protein: MKALFYSIGRTFLDRCRPSCFLFLFFALVSCPLMGQGLQKKAVTREDYPLWHYMDAEAISDDGNWISYRNYYDVTDSLFVKHRKSAKLYSFAKGKDGAFIANHFVCQTPDSIVHIVSLQNGVERKLRNVKAFTVSKAFIVTTEYGEIGDLLSVYTLDGVLLRTDTDVESFSVSPDTKFIAVAVKRENTYQELLVNMEDIKKQKIIAKSEKRGPFLNPSWSEDSKAIAFMNYNEKESNLFYYNLAEKRLVTYSTNAIEFPKTMNLIPSRKLTISKNNKRVFFKIKQRKELDIVRKENDVQIWNAADKNIYPSHIVTEGYSKNPKQVMWEPDTGRFLQFTDSIQPYGASAGDESFALTFNPKDYEPQSKSVPDKDVYIKNLTTGQSKLMLRRHVGGDFNLLVSRNGKYISYFRDGHWYVYDVAQGTHTSISSNLPYTLSFQSLTEKEENGYGNPGWTVEGECLLYDQFDIWKVQSDGSNPVRLTQGREQGIIFRIVAQSKEQTPTIADRIFTNAEFDLKNSLLLSARAVDYSFNGFYLLKPGKGMTKICYVNKSVTGIMKSERGDYAWVEEDVDQPRRIMVGKVDGKFTAVVDSNKQHKEFHWTKLQVIHYKNLKGESLQGLLYYPSGYDKNKRYPMIVHLYEKQSYQRHSYVNPTMTNEDGFNISNLTAKGYFVLLPDITYEVGNVGFSALECVEAAVKEVKNLALIEDAKIGLIGHSFGGSETDFIITQSNLFACAVAGSATTNYLSSYLSVSQILQIPNFFKMEYGQARMKSSPYENMEWYLKNSPVIHAANVKTPLLSWTGLKDPQVEPRQSFEFYMALRRLGKTHIMLAYPNEGHGMEKKENAIDLTTKIEEWFDHYLKGKKAPIWK
- a CDS encoding DUF6520 family protein is translated as MKKLIVPMLVIVAAATSAFSTDASAKRSSGLVPGFIPHNAQGTDCEQKNDCSNVNNGIVCRVGQVSTGAQLKIMDGNDECVLTGYKP
- a CDS encoding MauE/DoxX family redox-associated membrane protein, which encodes MKSPTNLKNNIILAICYLYAFLFTYAAISKILDYHDFRIKLGQSPLLSAFAGYVAIGVPVLELIIVLMLIFPRWRISGLFASFCLMIAFTAYIFIILNFSSNIPCSCGGILQDLGWNEHLIFNIIFILLALLGLILTFSDQRYWLTKMKTLQFSITVTVAAALSITSVVVLFLISEDIIHKRNNFIRRFPSHAEAAYNKYDLAINSYYFAGFDKDTIYLGNYSTPLYITKIDTALKSKNRVKVKLDQPQLPFRDIKLKIVSPYFFVTDGTVRSIFKGKMKDWKATSQLGKIPYFTIAEPIDSSTVALRLTSYIKKNNRLVTYGLNEKRIIAENTNVLKKQVDGIFDTDGMLHYNNQLGKLTYIFYYRNQYLSISPTMKMTAQGKTIDTVQVAQIQVSQMTSGEKQMSKPPLIINKTSAVYNNLLFIKSQRIGRYEDNRILKEASIVDVYNLTNGTYVGTIYIYNIDNYEMTSFRVNGNKLYALSGKYLSVNRISKKITDTYEVPYKKSK
- a CDS encoding helix-turn-helix domain-containing protein, whose product is MSDQFNQVRIKRIYQMLFEMASGNMTIRIQDNSNDELKSIAVTLNKIAEDLQKINLASGYISAYYLYQNLIQLTFVLNNDFILLSFNNEVPLTLKYKPDTIVNTDFGKLIAQQSKDLWNGILVELDKNPHYNTTLQLILITGDNHLLPSFCTVSRLLYSDEIIVSSVSTILQEMLDINDRLSGSKIRKHNEVTAVHNLHEYILSHLDEPLPTLHHLAQMFAIEEHILKNGFRTFFKTSVYNFYQEERLKRAHVMIRQTSVSLKEIAYLNGFKGYLNFYKAFKKRFGYKPSDISRPEEDLQP